In the Ictidomys tridecemlineatus isolate mIctTri1 chromosome 10, mIctTri1.hap1, whole genome shotgun sequence genome, AAGAGAATTAACAACCATAAATCCAATTTGTAAGATTTCTTAAAACGTGTTCTATAGGAATAATTAGTAGACGTGCCTTCAGTCACCTCTGGTCATATTACAGATTAGCTATAGCAAGACACCTTTTAAGGATCATTAACAGAAGCACCTGCCAATCATCCTACAAACGAAGCCGCAGGAAGACGTCTTCTAAAGCAGACTGCGTCCAAGAGGGTGGGTTGCCTGGGCTTAATTTTGTCCAACAGCACAGCATCTGCAAGTCACGTTTTCTGTGGAGCTGAAATGGTGGATGGCTTGGAGGCTACCTCAAGGTGTTAAAAACTAAACCCTTCACTAAAGGAGGTGTCCGAGTTTCAACACTGGATAGGTTATACCAACAAAAAGCAAGAGTGTAGAAGTTTATCTGGCCAGACACAGAACACAAGAATGTCCTGCCAGTCGAGGGGACACTCTAGGATGGTCCATCTTACACAGGGCCTCAGACAGGCGTCCTCTCCAGGCACAGGACTTCATCATGCCTGCCCCCGTACCTGGGAACACGCAGACACGCAGACGTAACTGGCCTGTATTTACACGAATGGCCTTgcagcagcaacagaaaacacaCTCACTGTCCCATTTCCATAGGAAAGGTTATATGTACACTCCACACTTCAGCCTCGAAATGCGGACCCCAAACATGCCCTCTTCAGCAAGCAATGACCCGTGAGGACCCCACACCCTCCAATCGCACTTAGCAGAGCAGAAGCCCCTCCTTGGCCGCCAGGCGCTGGCGGTGGACTTGGTCTTGCTGCAGCTCCTCGTGATTCGGGTGCCAGAGCCTCATGATGATCCTCTCGATGTTGAGGGCATACACGGTGTGTGTAGGGATGACTTCCCGGTGTACCTGGGGATCAAACATCAGCAGTCTCCGGTTATCCTTCAGCAGGCTTACTTTTCCAACATAGAGAATGGGTTTACGTCAACACACCACGGACAGGACACTACCCAGAACCTGAACGAGAGCCTAATGCATCCCAAGTCAGACAAAAAGGAACGAGGCACCGCCGAGTTCTGAATAAGCGGCAAGCACgccatttcctttttttggagAGGTCAAGGATGAGGGAGGTAAATCAGGaatttaataataaacaaaaagcgAAAAACAGAACCAAGAAGTAGAAACAAGCCAGCACACGACTCCGCAGACTTGAAAAGCCGCCAGCCTGTCCGACCCGAGGAGCCGAGAGTTACCTGCAGAGCCTCAAGGAGGTCGTACATGTTCACTGGAGGCAAGGGCGCAGGCAGCGCGTCCCCAGAGCAGGCCAGCAGGAGTGCGGCCTGCTGCTCAGCAGCGTCCGGGGGCAGGTGGGCAGCCGGGTTCTGACCCGCACAGGGAGTGGACACAGCCGGAGGGCTGAAAGACATAGCAGAAACACTCCCAGCATCTCCCACAGACAACCCGCCGATGGACAGAGGGGCTGGCCAGGCCACAGCTCCCTACAACTGCCTTCAACTCCACAGAAACCCATCCGTGCCCACGTCAGGCTGGACACCAGCACACTCGCACTGAGTTAGCTCGGGGGCTGAGCCAGACTGTCTCCTGCCCTGAGGAGCTTTCagttgaaagagaaagagaccgcGAAAGGGGACGCTGGCCAGCACAGGGCTGCGCGTTTCCAAAATTGCCCAGGCAGCGCGCCGAGAAGCCGGGCGGGATGTGTACGTCAGAGAAGCTGGAGAAAGAGCGCGGTTCCTCGGAACACCAGGACAGCGGGCAGCATCCAGCAAGAGCAGCCCCCACGCCCTGGCCAGCAGCCCACCACGAGGAGCCACTTTCTGTTTTCGTCAAGAGAAGCATGACTTCAGTGAAAATCCCAAACAGGTGGCAGAATGACATCAGACGAGAACCATCACTTgtggcccagggccactgccccCAGGCGGGTGCTGCCCAAGGAGCCACACTCCACCACACAGCAGAGAGAGGGTCACAACAGACCCCAGGCAGCAGCCCGACCCTGGAACTGATAAAAATGACAGTAATTCGCTGGATGGCCTGCGAGCCTAAGACTGAAGAGAACAGAACCGAAGAGTGGGCGGAACTCCTGCCACACTACAGGAACCCAGTGACCAATGACCTGGCGAGAGGTCTGCCACCAACAAGCCGGGGCAGAGGGAGAATCGCGAGAAAGCACTTACCCTTCGATTAGGCTATTGTAGGCCACCACGCTGTTCTTCAGGTACGGCTGTGGGGTCACATTGCTCCCGAAGGCATACTTAAAGTGGCCATCTCGCAGCCGGTGCGCTTTCCTTCTGGACACAACTGACGTCAGTATGTCTTTGAGGTGGCTCTGAAAAGCAGAGGGAGAGCACCACCACCTCAGAGCAGACCACGGCTTCCATGACCATCTGCAGAGTGTGGGACTGGCCGGCACAAGCCAGAACCGCGTGAGTGGTCAGCCAAGAGCCAGCAGCCGCTCTAAAGAGAAGCGGCACGGGGAGGAGGGCACGCGCATTTGCATCCAGTTCCCTTTAAAAATGGTCTTGCCctacaatgaatttttaaagttttcattactCTAAATTGGCTCGTTTCTCTcaaaaatgattttcaataaataatttatttttaaagctaccTGGAGACTTGGTTTAACATGGGAGGAAAAGTTTCAAGATCTAATATTTACTGGTTATACGATCCTTACGTGAAAAGAACCTGTGTTCTCAAAAGCCACAGAAACAAACATAGGATCTCTCAGAGAAGTAGACACAAACAATgtctatttaatttctttttgcctttctaAAACTATGTATTTAACTTCTTCTGTGAGAGCCAAGTGTATGAGGAAAGGTTGCAGAATGACTATGAAAATAGATGTAGAACTACGCCAGCCTATGGTCACTAACAGGTGAGCCGGACCTGGGAGGGTGTTCCCTTACACCAGGAGGACCATCTTCTATCAAGTCATATTTAACGTGATTCAACACGGGTTTCACAGAGAACCCATGACTGTCTGTAACTTCATGAGCCAGCTGTGGTTATCTCTGATgtacagaggaggaaaatggGGCTCAGGAATTGAAAGGAATTACCCAGTGCTCCCTGAGCACCTCCAGGTCACAGTACAACGTGTAATTGTCAAACAGCTAGATAAGTAAATGGACGCATGGGCTAGCGTGCGAGGCACCTCTGCTACTCCGACGCCACGCCCAGCGTGCTACACACGCAGAGGCCCTTGGCCTCACTCCGTCCTTGACACCACTCCCTCAGCGCTGCACATCAGATCAGAAGTGTTAGGCCCTACCCGAGCTTCCCAAGAGCCCGTCCATCAATGGCACAGTTCTCTGGACTGTGACATGTGACAGAGACGGCTCTCTGACACCAAGGTGGCGCCCGGCTCTTCGGCGACAGCGTCACTTGCCACACACAGGAGCGCCTCACGCTCAACCCGCAGCCCCTCTGCCGGCAGCACACCAACCTCCACCGCATAGACCACGGCTGAGACGGCGTCCTCGGCCACGTTGTCCAGCCCGTGCTCGTAGGCCGTCACGATCATCCTCCCCTCGAGCTGGCCGCGCGTGGGAAGCATCATCGTGTGGGAGCAGAGTTTCAGGTCGTCGTCATCCTGGGGGTCCTTTGCCACGAACTGCTGTGCTCCGGAGAGGGGGTTCTGGGGCTGGAATCTATGCTGAGTGACAGAGGATGCAGGGCCACTCGTCACCACAGCAGCAGACACACAAGAGGGAGCCATGTCTTAGACCCGAGACCCTTCAAATGAATGCCACCAAAACGTGACAGTGGCAAAAAAACAGTGACTCACAAATAATCACACACTCGGGCCCATCACACTGGACAATGGAGACGTGAGCTCAGGGACACTGGCCACAGAGTTCCTTCTGTTCAGCAAGGACCATGGTGGCCACATGCTCTATGGTCCTGTGCTAAAGATCACAACTCAGGAGCAAACAGGACACAAAGTTATGTTCAAAGAGCAGAGAACTCTCAGCACCGCCCTTTGGCCTTCCACCTCGCTGGCCAATGGCAGACCCAGTAACAAGCCCCCTGAAGACGCCTGAGACAGCGCCGCCTACCGACTGTTGCTGTCTACTACAATTCTCAACAGAGCCTCGGCCTCGCCACACTACCCGAGTCGATGTTCTCAGTCTCCCTTCGTTCATACCACTCAGCCTTCCTCAGGACTGTCCACCATCACTGGGAGACAGGCTCCTGGCAGCTCTGGCTAACGCCCAGATCCTGCACTGAAGGCAGTGTTCCTGCTCCAAGcctctattataaaaataaccaCTGTCGATTTTCCTTTTCCTAAGCATAAAACTGCACTCCACAGTGAATGGGCCTATGTGAACCCCGTGTGCCTCTGGACATGCTGAGGCCCTCCAGAGTGCACACTGTTACtgatacaagggggagaaataaatgtttggtgA is a window encoding:
- the Tada1 gene encoding transcriptional adapter 1, which gives rise to MATFVSELEAAKKNLSEALGDNVKQYWANLKLWFKQKISKEEFDLEAHRLLTQDNVHSHNDFLLAILTRCQILVSTPEGAGSLPWTGGSAAKPGKPKGKKKLSSVRQKFDHRFQPQNPLSGAQQFVAKDPQDDDDLKLCSHTMMLPTRGQLEGRMIVTAYEHGLDNVAEDAVSAVVYAVESHLKDILTSVVSRRKAHRLRDGHFKYAFGSNVTPQPYLKNSVVAYNSLIEGPPAVSTPCAGQNPAAHLPPDAAEQQAALLLACSGDALPAPLPPVNMYDLLEALQVHREVIPTHTVYALNIERIIMRLWHPNHEELQQDQVHRQRLAAKEGLLLC